A genomic window from bacterium includes:
- the mutL gene encoding DNA mismatch repair endonuclease MutL, translating into MMASQDISTKISLLSSEVANLIAAGEVVERPASVVKELVENAVDAKAEIITVELKEAGMKMIRVTDDGDGMVPEDAVLAFSRHATSKIKAAQDLEKINTFGFRGEALPSIASVSRIEMKTSTRLQEIGLQLNLEGGCVILEKPVACTVGTDLIVQDLFFNTPARKHFMKSKNTEQTHAIQAVELAALANPEIRFRLLVDQRELFHCPKTKKMQERLYAVYGKSLPREMLDIEGEAGGIWMRGSIGGVGDHKNTRQGMRFFINQRPVDHRGIAHAVIQAYRTLIPEGRFPVTFLFFEMPGHLVDVNVHPAKREVRLRDEKAIHDFVYRTLREKLKTGDLSGGRVLDLVNETGPAHSSRYSHTNESLKLGWSAGKVKESVATYLHRHPKTQGDDFTKLPEKTHKEPSPGDDSQELRIIGQVGKTYIAAQDQVGFMLIDQHAAHERILYEKFLEADSVFPRQSLLLPLTFECSASQTAILENYLDFFSELGLEISVFGKNTFTIQTQPAALPAANLIKLVKEVLDGILETGRKQSRESLREKTLHQMACKAAVKAGERMQAETMHHLVSQALALPGLPTCPHGRPFLFRLKWNELDKIFKRDYA; encoded by the coding sequence ATGATGGCATCACAAGATATCAGTACTAAAATTTCATTACTCTCCAGTGAAGTTGCCAACCTTATTGCTGCCGGGGAGGTGGTTGAGCGTCCTGCGTCCGTGGTGAAAGAACTCGTGGAAAATGCGGTGGATGCGAAAGCCGAAATCATTACCGTCGAACTCAAAGAGGCGGGGATGAAAATGATCCGGGTTACAGATGACGGGGATGGCATGGTACCGGAGGACGCCGTCCTTGCCTTTTCACGTCATGCCACCAGCAAGATAAAAGCTGCGCAGGATCTGGAAAAAATCAATACATTTGGATTTCGCGGTGAAGCATTGCCATCCATTGCATCGGTGTCGCGAATTGAAATGAAAACCAGCACCCGGCTTCAGGAGATCGGTCTCCAGTTAAACTTGGAAGGCGGGTGCGTCATCCTGGAAAAACCAGTTGCCTGTACGGTGGGGACTGATTTAATCGTGCAGGACCTGTTTTTTAATACACCGGCAAGAAAACATTTTATGAAATCAAAAAACACCGAACAAACCCATGCGATCCAAGCCGTAGAACTGGCAGCATTGGCCAACCCGGAAATTCGCTTTCGTCTTTTGGTGGACCAGCGAGAGCTGTTTCATTGTCCGAAAACAAAAAAGATGCAAGAGCGACTCTATGCTGTTTATGGAAAAAGTTTACCCCGCGAAATGCTGGACATTGAGGGTGAAGCCGGTGGTATCTGGATGCGGGGCAGTATCGGCGGAGTCGGAGACCATAAAAATACGCGTCAGGGAATGCGCTTTTTTATAAATCAACGCCCGGTTGATCACCGGGGAATTGCGCATGCGGTCATCCAGGCGTATCGGACTTTGATACCTGAAGGGCGTTTTCCTGTAACGTTTCTTTTTTTTGAAATGCCCGGACATTTGGTGGATGTGAATGTTCATCCGGCAAAACGCGAAGTGCGGCTGCGCGATGAAAAAGCGATCCATGATTTTGTCTACCGTACGCTGCGGGAAAAATTAAAAACCGGTGACCTTTCCGGAGGACGTGTCCTGGATCTGGTCAATGAAACCGGCCCGGCGCACTCATCGCGGTATTCTCATACGAATGAATCGTTGAAATTGGGGTGGTCTGCCGGCAAGGTCAAAGAATCTGTGGCAACCTACCTGCATCGCCATCCCAAAACACAGGGGGATGATTTTACCAAGTTGCCGGAAAAAACACATAAAGAACCCTCGCCGGGAGATGATTCCCAAGAGCTGCGGATCATCGGCCAAGTCGGAAAAACATATATCGCAGCCCAAGATCAAGTAGGGTTTATGCTGATTGATCAGCATGCTGCGCATGAACGGATTTTGTATGAAAAGTTTTTGGAAGCTGATAGTGTTTTTCCCCGGCAAAGTCTGCTCTTGCCGCTTACCTTTGAATGCTCAGCATCCCAAACCGCGATTTTAGAAAATTATTTGGATTTTTTTAGTGAGTTGGGTTTGGAAATCAGTGTATTTGGTAAAAATACGTTTACCATTCAGACCCAGCCGGCAGCTCTTCCGGCAGCGAATTTGATCAAACTGGTGAAAGAAGTGCTGGATGGAATCCTGGAGACCGGCCGGAAGCAGTCCCGGGAGTCACTGCGGGAAAAAACACTGCATCAGATGGCCTGCAAAGCAGCTGTGAAAGCCGGTGAACGTATGCAAGCAGAGACCATGCATCATCTGGTTTCTCAGGCATTGGCATTGCCCGGACTCCCGACGTGTCCGCACGGCCGACCTTTTCTATTCAGACTTAAATGGAATGAATTGGATAAAATATTCAAACGGGATTATGCCTGA